A stretch of the uncultured Fusobacterium sp. genome encodes the following:
- a CDS encoding glutaredoxin domain-containing protein, whose amino-acid sequence MIKVYGKEGCSKCESLKGILNNKGVEYEYIQDLKTLMMVASKARIMSAPVVEKDGNFYTMEKFLEVL is encoded by the coding sequence ATGATAAAAGTGTATGGAAAAGAAGGATGTAGTAAATGTGAGAGTCTAAAGGGGATTTTAAATAATAAAGGTGTAGAGTATGAGTATATTCAAGATCTAAAAACATTGATGATGGTAGCTAGTAAGGCTAGAATAATGAGTGCTCCTGTAGTAGAAAAAGATGGTAACTTCTATACTATGGAAAAGTTTTTAGAGGTTTTATAA